The DNA sequence CAGGTGTTCCTGTAATCGACGCAATTCTTGCTCCCTTGAAGTACGCAGAACTTCTAATCGAGATAAATCAAAAATTTGGCTGGTTCCATTCCAAGAAATACGGTTATGAAAGCCCACCTGCACCTGAAATTGAGGGTTGGGGCTTAGATGTCCAGTACGGTTTCGGTGATCTCTGGAGGTAACCTGTCCTATAAATCAGGAGATATGGTTATTCAGGTAAAGTAATTTGATGATAAAGGCGTGCCATGCGGCATGCCTTTATCATCATCTCGCGCATTCCCCGCCGCGTCCGGTAACAGTTTCAAGGGCATGCTCCAATACAGGAATCAATACATCCAGGCATTCAGCAACCGCTTTCGGGCTGCCCGGCAGGTTAACGATCAGTGTTGAACCGCTTATACCGGATATGCCCCGGGTGAGCATGGCTCTGGCTGTTACTGCAGCAGTTTCACGACGCATTGCTTCACCAATTCCGGGGATCTCGCGATCGATTACTTCCAGCGTTGCTTCAGGTGTTACATCTCGCGGGCCGAGTCCCGTGCCGCCGGTGGTAAAAATTGCATCAATACCTCCGGCAATCATGTTGCGCATGGTTTTTGACAATATTGATTGATCATCGGGAACAATCAGGTAATCAATGGTATCGCCGTATGGCAGGAGCATTTCAGTCACAGTCGGTCCACTGGTATCTTCTCTTTCACCGCGGGAGCCCTTATCACTGGCGGTGATTATACCGAACCGGTAAGAATGGACAGCTTCCAGATGATTACCAACCTCAATTTCCCCTCCCCGGAGAACTTCGGTAAAAATTCCCTCACGCGGCATAACGCAGTCACCGGCCTGATAGTAAATAGCGCACCGATCATGGCACTCCTTGCCGATCTGGGTCACCCTTAACCTGGCCTCTTTCCCTGCTTTCAAACGGGTGCCGACCGGCAGGCTGACCAGATCTATGCCCCTGGTGGTCAGGTTTTCGGCAAAATCACCACAGCCCACATCCAATCCCTTGGCAACCATCTTGGCAATACTCTCTTCGGCCAGCAAACTTACCTGGCGGTGGGCAAATCCGGCGTGAGCATCACCCTCAAGGCCTTCATTTTTTAACAACATGCTTTTACCGATGTTCGTTTTTCGCTGCCCTTTCTTCGGACTGGTACATACAGCGACAATTTCACCCATTATTTCTGGTCCCGGCGATAATGACCGGAACGTCCTCCCTTCTTTTCGACCAGACGGATATTCTGGATCACCATATCTTTATCAACTGCCTTGCACATATCATATATAGTAAGGGCTGCTACACTCACTCCGGTCAGCGCCTCCATTTCAACTCCCGTTTGTCCGGTTAATTTGACCCTGACCCCGATTTCGACTTTCGGATCAGGAGCAAAGACTGGAACAAAATCGACTTCTACACCTGATATGCCCAGTGGATGAGCCATCGGTATGAGACGGCCTGTATCCTTGACGGCCATAATAGCTGCTACCTGGGCAACAGTTAGAACATCTCCCTTGGCCATTCCACCTTCCATAATTTTGGTCAGCGTATCGGCAGCCATAATGATCTCCCCCAGGGCATATGCTTCCCGTAAAGTTTCATCTTTTCCCGATACATCCACCATCTTTGGCCGGCCTGACCGGTCGAAATGAGTGAACTCTGCACCAGCGCTTTCATCACCGGTACGGTTTCTGAAATAAGTGTCAAAGATGAAGTTGGCCAGTCCGCTGCTGTCGTCAAGATGGAAAACGGGAATATGGAGATCAAAATCTTCCCGATCGGTGACAACTGCTATGGTATTTTCTACTAATAGGGGTTCGCGGCTTATCGCGCTGCGGACAATTTCTATTTTCGGATTTGTACTGGTTTTATTACCTTCGATCAATATCAAGTCAAAATCTTTTAACAACTCCGCTGCGGCATCCAGGCCGTTCATTCCACTTCTGGATCCGATCAGAATATAACTTCCCGGTGTGGTAATCCCGGATACTTCTGCTCCGGCTTCAGCAAAACGCCAGCTATCCTTGCCGGGAAGGTCCAGGTTATATTTATGTATTTTCCCTTTTAATGCAGCGACACGAAGGTCGCGTTCGATCAATTTTGGCAATAATTTTTCGAGCAGTGTTGTTTTACCGCTGTCCGAAAGTGCTGCAACCAGGTTAATCATTACCGGTGGCACCTATACCACCTCCTTATCCTCCCGTTTTAGACATGCCGCGCATTTGACCCGGAAGAACAGATCCGCAGTGACCATTGGAAGACATTTTATGTTCGACCGGTTTTATACTGAGCACTTCGATAATTAATTTTTTTAGAGCCTCTTTATCATCTATAACCGGATGGACTGGCTGTTCGTCCTGCCAGTAGAGACAGGCTTTCAGGTTACCATCTGCAGTAAGCCGTAAGCGGTTGCAGCTGTCACAAAAGTGTTTACTTATCGGGTGTATCAACCCGACAGTTCCTTTACCGTCCGGTATGGTGTAAGACTCTGCCGGTCCTGCTCCCCCGGGTAAGGGAATCGGAGTAAGCGGAAGACCTGCTTTACCCGCGGTTTCTTCGACGAAACTTAAAGGCAGGTAATGATCGTTATAGCTCTGGTCATGATCGCCGATAGGCATATATTCGATAAAGCGGACATGCAGTGACCTTTCACGGACCATCTGCAGAAAGTTAAGCACTTCACTTTCATTGATACCTTTCATTAAAACCACGTTTAGTTTGACCGGTTTAAGATCATATTCCAGGGCGGCATCGATCCCCTTTAACACCTGCCGGAGATCACCACAGCGTGTTATCCGGTTATAAACTTCTTCCCGCAGAGAATCAAGGCTGATGTTAACTCTTCGCAGACCGGCTTCTTTAAGTTCCCTGGCATAACGGGAAAGAAGTATGCCATTTGTTGTCATAGCAAGATCGACTATCCCCGGTACTGCCGCTATTTTTTCGATTAGACCGATAACGCCTTTGCGAACGAGCGGTTCGCCTCCGGTTATTCTAATCTTGCTGATTCCCAACTCGGCGCCGGCAGTAACAACCTTCAGGATATCTTCATAGCTTAATATATCCCGGTGAGAAATCTGTTCAATTCCTTCTTCACCCATGCAATAAACGCATCGCAGGTTACAGCGGTCGGTTACAGAAATTCTGAGATAATCATGATATCTTCCATGTCCGTCTATGAGCGGCATAATTACATCTCCCTTTTGCCGGCATCCCGCATACTATACCCACCCAGTGCTTCAACCTCTTTCTGAAAGAGCGGATCTGTAATAATATCGAGGATCAGTTGGCCTTCTTTGCTTTTGTAGAACGACTCACTCATCAACAGGTCATAGCGTTCTTCAGTAAGTGGAACAAAATCGAGCTTAAAAGCTCTGGCTGCCGGCAGTATGCCCAATCCGGCCCGGGCAGTTCCGGCCGCTACAGCAGCTGCTACATTCAGGTGGGTATGCTCTTCCCGTTGGTATCCATAAATCTGATCGGGGTTGTATTTTGCTTCGGCCAGCAGGTGATCAAATAAAAGGCGGGTGCCTGCACCACGTTGGCGGTTGACAAAAGGTATTTTAAGTTCAGCCAGCTGCTTAACAGATTCAATCCTGTCCGGGTTACCCTCGGGAACGATCCATCCCTGCATCCTGTATACAAGATTGATCAGGTGGAAATTCCCCTTCGGTAAAAACCTCTTGAGATAAGGAATATTATATTGACCGGTTTCAGAATCAAAAAGGTGTATTCCGGCAAAATGAGCCTGGCCCTTTCCGATGGCAGCAATACCTCCCATACTGCCCAGGTGGGATGAAGAAAGATTGACAAGTGGGTCACGTTCCCGAAGCGCTGTGGATAAAATATCTAAAATCAGATCGTGGCTTCCGGCAGCCAGCAGGTTATAGCGCAGTTGGTCACGTGATTTATATAGCTCTATTTCTACGGTTTCATCCTGTTCATTGCCGAGAGAATTTGCAGGTATTACCAGCAGCCCATCAGCCCTGACCAGCGACATGGTTACTCCGGCGCCCCTGGTCAGAGGATTGGCAATAAAGCGGTCTTCCACATAACCAACGGTCATCCTGACGAATTCTTCAACACCGATCTCGGAGACAACCCTTCTGCCCAGTGTAACCTCCATCTTTTCTCTCACCGGTTCAGGAATCCCGAAATATCGGTAGATCAGGGGTCTGACAAACCATTCCAGGCTCATGTAGGCAGAAACCGGGTAACCGGGCAGACCGATAATCGGTTTGGAATGGATAGAACCGAGTATGGTCGGTTTGCCCGGTCTGGTGGCTACTCCATGCAAAAAAACCTTGCCAAGATTTTCTATAATTGAGCTGGTATAATCTTTTTCACCGGCCGATGAACCGGCATTGATTATAACCAAATCGCTTTTTTCAATAGCCTTCAGTATTGAGTCCCTGATTTTGTCAGGTTTATCAGGCACAATCGGGAAAATTTCCGGTACTGCTCCCCATTCCTCAAGATACGATGCGATAACCGTGCTGTTAAAGTCGGGGATACTTCCCTTTTTTCTATCAGCGGACGGGCTGATTACTTCAGAACCGCTGGGAATTACAGACACCTTCGGTTTGGCCATAACTTCAATTTCAGTAATTCCCCCTGCCAGCAGGGCACCAAGATCGGGAGGTTTCAAACAATGCAGGGCGGGAACAATCAGTTCTCCGGCGACCACATCTTCACCGACAGCCCTGACATGCTGCCAGGGGGTAGCGGGTGCGAGAATTTCTACTTCATCACCTTTGATGAAATGGATATCCTCTATTTTAATAACCGCATCAAATCCGTTGGGAAGTGGGTCTCCGGTGTTTACATTGTCGTAATGATTGCCCCGCATAAGGAATACGGGAGTTTGGTCCGATGCCGTGAATGTTTTTTCTGCTGTGACTGCTATACCGTCCATGGCAGCAGCATGATACCCGGGCATAGAAAACCGGGCGATTACCGGTTTGGCGGTGACACGGCCAATCGAGCTTTTTACTTCTGAAGTTTCGACCTTCCTCGGAATGTTAGTCCTCTCCAAAAAAATCCTGAGAGCCTCAGACCGGGGAGTATTGCTCAAATAAACTTTTCTCATCTGGTTCCTCCATTGGTTATTCCCAGATTGTTATTTCAACAACTTCTCCTTCTAATAAACCTTCTTTTTCTGCCGGTATGGTTAGCAGTCCGTCTGCTTCGGCCAGAGAGCGCAGAATGCCTGATCGGCCGAAAATCGGTACTGCTCTCAATGTATCATTTTCTTTTTCAAGCTTGATCCGGACATAATCGGTGCGCCCCGAACGTGAAGGGATATTTCGACCGAGTATAGCTTTGACTGTGGGTGCGAAAGGTTTTTCAATGCGGCCTGACAGCCTTTCGATTACAGCTCTGCCAAAAATTGAAAATATATTAAGCGCTGAAACAGGATGACCGGGTAATCCGAGAATCGGTTTGCCTTCACAGTTTGCCAAAAGGGTTGGTTTGCCCGGTTGAATGGCAATACCTTCAACCAGTAAACCCGGTTTGCCGAGTGCATTCATAGTTCGGGCAGTGTAATCCCTGCTTCCTACTGAACTACCCCCCGAGAATACAAGAAAATCTACCTTTTGAAGCATGGAGTTGCTTCTGTCCAGGAAAGTTTCGTATATATCGGGTAAAATCCCCCCGTATTGAGCGTCGGCGCCGAACTGTTTTGTTAGGTATAGTGTTGCCGGGGCATTGCTGTCACGGATTCGGGCAGTTTCGATGGTCGGTTGATGATAATCGACCAGTTCATCACCGCTGGAAAAGAAGCCAATCAACGGTCTTTTATGTGCTTGAAATTTGGTAATACCGAGTGATGCCAGGAGCCCGATTTCAGGAGCACGCATCCGATGGCCTCCTGCCAGGGCAAGAGCTCCTTTCTTCAGGTCTTCACCGCGAAGAATTACATTTTCTCCCGGTGCAACCTGGCGGAAGCACTGGACCATCGTTCCAGTCACTTCGGTATCCTCTATCATAACGACGGCATCGGCTCCCTCAGGGAGCATACCGCCGGTATGAACCAGGCAGCAATGGCCGCTGTTTATAGCGGGGGCAGGTTGCCCCATCAATACCTCTCCTACGGATTCAAGCATGGCCGGGATACCTTCGCCGGCTCCAAAAGTATCCCTGGCGTTGACGGCGTAACCGTCTACGGTAGATCGGTTAAACCCGGGAGAATCTTCTGCAGCGAAAATATCCTCGGACAGTATGCGTCCGCCTGCTTCAAGCAGGCCAACTTCTTCGCTTTCCAGCGGCTTAAATTGTTCGGCAATTAACTGCAAAACATCGGCCGGGTTACTTACCTTCATTAATTTCATCAGAGCACCCCGAAAAAATAACAAACCGCGCCTCCCAATCAAGAAAACGCGGCCTAATGGCGATTGTCTCCTTTCCGAACACGGGAGGCTAAGGGATTTCTCCCTCAACCCAGGCCTTTTACCATACCCGCATTACGGCTGTAGGTAAAAAGGCTCGGAGTGGTTTATTTGGTTTTACCAACAGCGCTATTATACCATTAGTAAGGGAATAGAATCAACCCGAGAAGTGCTCCCGCAGCAATGTAATAAAGCGGGCTGATCGGCCGCAGGATGCACGCTGAGAGAATTAAACCGAATATCAGTGCTGTGGAGAAATCGATCACTGCTGTTTGACCAAGGGTAAAAGAAGCAAGCAGAATCAGGGCGATCAGGGCTGAACGGAGACCGTTCAGGAAAGAGGCTGCTTTCTGGTTTTGAATTAGCTTGAATAAAATTCGCGAAAGTAACAGCAGGAGAACCAGTGATGGTGTGATTACCCCAAGGGAAGCGGTGAGCGAGCCGATCACCCCGGCTAACCTGTATCCGATAAAAGTCGCTGCATTGATCGATACCGGACCCGGAGTCATCTCTGCAACAGCGATTATGTCGAGAAATTCTGAGGCCGTGAGCCAGCCGTGAACATTGATCACTTCGGCTTCCATCAGGGGGATCATTGCATAGCCGCCACCGATTGTAAATAAACCTACTTTAAGAAATGACCAGTAAAGGGAAAGTAATATAGTTGCCATCAGTCGCATTCCCCCCTGCATACGAAAAGCCCGGCCACACCGCCGGCTACCAGAACCAGAATAGGGTGTATCCGGGTGATGATTGCGATTACAAGCAGAACAGCACAGAGTAATACTCCGCGCCAACCATGAAGAATTCCTCGTCCCATTTTAATTGCAGCGTAAGCAATAAGGGCTACTACGGCCGGACGCAAACCGTAAAAGGCAGCCTGGACATAAATATTGTCCCTGACCAGGGGGTAAAGCCAGGCGGCAATGATCAGCAGAATGATAACCGATGGGGCGGTTACCCCAAGAGCTGCGACCAGACCGCCGATATTTCCACGCAGTCTGATCCCGATCTGAATGGCACTGTTCAAAGCCAGCTGGCCGGGCATACCCTGGGTTATGATCAAAATATCGGAGAAGGTGGAGTGACTAACCCACTTTCTGTTTTCCACGACTTCTCTCTGAATTACCGGCAGGATTGCATAACCGCCCCCGAAAGTAAAAGCGCCCACTTTAAAAAACGTGAGCAGGATTGTCCATAAAGATTCCTGATTAGGTTTGGCTGGGATTTCAGACTGCAAAAGCTGTCTTCCTTTCAATGATGCTGAGATTTTTATTGATTAATTCAACTGATTCAATTATCGATTGTTACCGTCCTCCGGTTGTTCGGTTATGTTTTCCAATTCTTCGAAAACGCGCATCACAGATTGCAGAGAGACAATCAAATTTTCTCTCTCTTCAGGATTCAGATGTTGGGCTAGGTTGTTAAAACGGAATGAACGTCTTTCAAAAACCAACCGGGAAAGCTGGCGGCCGTATGATGTCAGCGCGACACGAACTACCCTGCGATCGTTCTCGTCTCCCCGTCGTTTGACCAGGTTAAGATTTACCAGGCGGTTAACCAGACGGGTTGCCGCGCTCTCCGCAAGGTAGATTTCGGAGCTTAACTTACCCATGGTCAGATCATCATGAAAATAAAGAACCAATAATGCATTGATCTGGCTGGGGGTAATTCCTAATCCGGTTAGTTCCCTGTTCTCTTCAGCACTCAGATAGTGCATGAGTTTGGGGAATATAGCCTGGATGGCTGCAGTAAACTTTTCAGCATCACGATATTCACTGCTCATATTACCCGTCTCCTGTCCGGTTTACTTTGTTATTGGAGAAAACTTATTCATAGGTTAGGCTATTTGCATAAATATGTCAAGTTGGTAAGCCAGGTTTTCAAGTAAAACTATGGAATTAATTGTTCACCAATAAACTATTTGGTATACTTGCTTTAAGAGTTAACAGAAACGGCCGGAGCCCAGGCGGCCTGGAAAATATTTCGCTGAGCTTCCGGTCTGAAGGCAGGTGTTTTAATTGTTGCAGGTGATCGGAATTGCTCCTCACCCTCCCATAATAATTCCGGAAATCGGCCGCAGTGAAATTACCAAAGCTCGTAAAACCGTTGATGGGATGTATCGCTTAGGTAAAATCTTTAATGAACTAAACCCCGAATTGATAATCATTATAACTCCACACGGGCAGATTATGCGTGAAGGTCCTGCAGTATTAACTGGAAAGAAACTGCAAGGTCACTTTGGTCACTTCGGTTTCCCCGGTATTCATGTTGAATTTGAAACCGATATGAAGCTGCTTGAACTCTTGAGAGAAAATGCTGACCGGGCCCCTTTGCGGCCGATATTCCTCGAAGACAGCGACAGGTTCTATGAAGGAAACATACTGGATCACGGGGCAATGGTTCCCCTGTACTTCCTCCGGGAAGCAGGGGTAAATGCTCCGGGGCTGCATATAACTTTTGGCTTTAACTCCTTTCGTGATCTCTATAAGTTCGGTACCTTTTTAAGGAAGCTTATCGAAGAAAGAGGCAAGCGGGTTGCCGTACTGGCCAGCGGAGATCTATCACACCGTTTGATTCCCGGTGCACCTGCAGGATATGATAAAAGGGGCGCTAAATATGATCAGCGGCTTGTGGAGTTACTGCGCAGTAAAGAAATTGACCAAATAGTGAATTTTGATCCGGATCTTGTTGAAGCAGCCGGTGAATGCGGCCTTAGATCCTTTTTAATTGCACTTGGAATGCTCCATGGAGAAGTTTTTAATTCTGAAATCATCTCCTATGAAGGGCCTTTCGGGGTTGGCTACCTTGTAGCTGCTTTAATACCTTCAGAAATAAGTTCTGATTCAGATAGAAAAGAGGTTGAACAGCCTGCCGTTCAGAATGAAAAGGAAACACTAAACCCAGCACGCTTTGCGCGAATGGTTTTAAAAGAGTATTTAGCTGATGGAATAATTCCACAGCTGCCTGCTGTCCTTCCGGATGAATATAAAGTAAAATCAGGCGTTTTTGTTTCCCTGAAAAAAGAAGGTCAGCTGCGTGGATGCATCGGGACTGTAGAGCCGGTGCGGGAAAACCTGGCATCCGAAATTATTGCCAATGCCATTAGCGCTGCCTTGCGTGATCCCCGGTTTTCACCTGTCTGTAGAGAAGAGTTAGCTGATTTGGTTATTTCTGTGGATGTTCTCAGCCCGATGGAGCGAATAAAGAGCATATCCGAGCTCAACCCAAAAAAATATGGCGTCCTGGTCCGCAGCGGTATGAAAACAGGTTTGCTCCTTCCTGACCTGGAAGGTATTGATTCAGCAGAAGATCAAGTTGATATTGCCCGGCGTAAAGCAGGAATAACACGGGATGAGCCTGTAGAGCTATATCGGTTTACCGTTACCAGATACAAGGAGTAAACTATGCAGCACAGGGCAAGGTTTTATGAAAAAAGAGTAGAAAAAATACGCTGCCTGCTGTGCCCTCACCGGTGTTTGCTGGGAGAAGGGGAAGTCGGGTTATGTGGTGTCCGGGAAGTTTCAGTGGGCGAGCTGTATACAAAAGTTTATAATTATGTTGCCGCCTTAAACTGGGATCCTATCGAAAAGAAGCCGCTCTATCATTTTCATCCAGAGAAAACAATCTTATCGGTTGGAACAGTCGGTTGTAATCTTGGTTGTTCATTTTGCCAGAACTGGACGCTGGCCCGGGGACGCCCTGACCAGAAGAGCGATATTATTAAGCCGGAAGATCTTCTGGCAATGCTGGACAGGGAGGGCGGCAGGGCTAAAACAATCGGCCTTGCTTATACCTACAATGAACCGACCGTCTGGTATGAATATGTTTTTGATACTGCCCGGCTGCTTCACGAAAGAGGGTATAAGAATGTTTTGGTTACCAATGGATACATTAACCGTGAACCGCTCCTGGAGATACTGCCCTATATTGACGCAATGAATATTGATGTCAAGGGTTTTACAAATTCTTTTTACAAGGATTACTGCCAGGGTTCGATGAAACCGGTTATTGAAACTGTCGAGACTGCTGTCAAGCACTGTCATGTCGAAATAACCTGCCTTTTGATACCTGGTCTTAACGATGATTTGAAGGAGCAGGAAGAACTGGCCAGTTGGCTGGGCAATTTAAGCAGGGATCTGGTTCTTCATTATTCTCGATATTTCCCCCAGTATAAACTGGATATACCTCCAACATCTCCGGAGACAATGATCGGCATCCGGGAGATGGCACGGAAATATTTACGTTATGTATACCTGGGAAATATTGACTTCCCTGGCACTTCCGATACCATTTGCCCCCACTGCGGAAACCTGCTTGTTAAGCGCAGTGGTTACCGGGTAAGAGTTGTCGGTCTGGATGGAGTTAATTGCAATAATTGCCGCAACCAAATCAGTGTTATCCTGTCAGATAATAATGAATAATTTTTGATATTAATTATGGTTAACTTTTTATGGGCGGGCAGGTATTTTCGGATAAGAAAGCGAATAATTACCAGTTAGGTAAAAAGAGAAATATTTCTTCGAGTTTACCTAAATTAAAACAAAGAGGGCTCAACTGATAGTGGCTATATGGGAAAGAATTCTTGCCGCAATTCTACAACTAAATTTTGAATGGCGCGACGTAATTGATGTTGTTATCATGACCTACGTCTTTTACCGCCTGATTTTAATTATTCGCGGTACCAGAGCTGAACAGTTAGTTAAAGGCCTGGTACTCCTATTGTTGGCCATGGTCATCAGTGACCAATCCGGTCTTGATACTCTTCACTGGACCCTCCGACAGACAATGACTGTTGGTTTGATTGCTATTCCTATCGTATTCCAACCGGAACTCCGCAGGGCACTTGAACAATTGGGCAGGGGTAAAATTTTTAAATCCACTTATTTCAACTGGAATACTCAGGATTTCGAAAAGATGCTCGATGAACTGATCAAGGCTATTCCGGTTCTGGTTAAAAAAAGAATTGGCGCCCTGATTGTTATGGAACGTTCGACCGGATTGAAAGACTGGGTGGAAACCGGTATACCGGTAGAAGGTGTAGTAACTGCTGAATTACTGATCAACATCTTCTTTCCCCGGAGTCCTCTTCATGACGGGGCCGTAATAATCCAGGGGAACCAGATAGTTGCGGCGGGGTGTTACCTGCCTTTAACGGAAGATCCCAATCTTGGCAAGGAGTTGGGAACCAGGCACAGGGCGGGAATCGGTATCACTGAACAGTCTGATGCCCTGGCCATTATTATTTCTGAAGAAACCGGAATAATCTCTGTTGCTCATGATGGTGTTCTTACCCGTTACCTGGACGAGAAAAAACTTCGAACGATGTTAACGGAGTTATGCTCACCAGAACGCGGTGAAGGGTTCAATCTATGGTCACGAAAGGGTAATAAATAACTATGGAAAGGTTTTTACGAAGTAACAACTTTGCCAGGATTCTGGCTCTTTTCCTGGCCATCATCCTCTGGCTTTTTGTGACAGGTGACAAAATTACCCGCAGCACTCCGTCCCTTAAAGTATGGCAGGATGTGCCCCTGAGGGTAGAAAATTTAAACCAGGATTACGTAATTACCGATATACCCTCAGCGGTTAATATTACACTGGAAGGTCTGCCCGAGGCTTTTGAAGATCTGCCGGTACAGGAACTTGATGCGTACGTTGATCTTGCCGGGAAAGAACCGGGCAATCACCTGGTGAGAGTGCAGGGGCGCCCACCACGTGGCCTTAACCTGGTCCTGCTGGAACCGGAACAGGTTCGGGTGACAATTGAAGAATTCTTTTCAGAGGATTTTGAAATTGAAGTAGAGCTTAGCGGCGAACCGGCAGAGGGCTGGAGATTTGTTCAGTATACAATTGATCCGGGAGAAGTTTTAGTTGGCGCTCCGGAATCCATATTTGAAAGAATCGATAAGATTATTCTCAGGATTGATATTACCGACATGCGTTCAATAGAAAGGTTCGATCTAGTACCGATTGCCCTCGACGAAGACGGCAACCCGGTTCACGGACTGATAATAGATCCTTTTGTAATATCGGTTCGTGTTGAACTGGAAAGGATCCCGGAACCTGTAGTTGAAGAAAATGATATTATTGAGTAACAAACTGTAATAAAGTATAAACAATACTAGTATATACTCCAGGGAGGTATGTTATTGGGAGAGCTATTTGGAACAGACGGAATCAGAGGAGTAGCCAATCGCGATTTGACACCGGAGTTAGCCTTTAAAATTGGAAGAATAGCAGCCTGGATTTTAGGCCGTGAACATAAAAACCCCATATTTGTCATCGGACGTGACACCCGCCTTTCCGGCCC is a window from the Bacillota bacterium genome containing:
- a CDS encoding molybdopterin-binding protein, translated to MGEIVAVCTSPKKGQRKTNIGKSMLLKNEGLEGDAHAGFAHRQVSLLAEESIAKMVAKGLDVGCGDFAENLTTRGIDLVSLPVGTRLKAGKEARLRVTQIGKECHDRCAIYYQAGDCVMPREGIFTEVLRGGEIEVGNHLEAVHSYRFGIITASDKGSRGEREDTSGPTVTEMLLPYGDTIDYLIVPDDQSILSKTMRNMIAGGIDAIFTTGGTGLGPRDVTPEATLEVIDREIPGIGEAMRRETAAVTARAMLTRGISGISGSTLIVNLPGSPKAVAECLDVLIPVLEHALETVTGRGGECAR
- the moaC gene encoding cyclic pyranopterin monophosphate synthase MoaC, with translation MFDTYFRNRTGDESAGAEFTHFDRSGRPKMVDVSGKDETLREAYALGEIIMAADTLTKIMEGGMAKGDVLTVAQVAAIMAVKDTGRLIPMAHPLGISGVEVDFVPVFAPDPKVEIGVRVKLTGQTGVEMEALTGVSVAALTIYDMCKAVDKDMVIQNIRLVEKKGGRSGHYRRDQK
- the moaA gene encoding GTP 3',8-cyclase MoaA, whose product is MPLIDGHGRYHDYLRISVTDRCNLRCVYCMGEEGIEQISHRDILSYEDILKVVTAGAELGISKIRITGGEPLVRKGVIGLIEKIAAVPGIVDLAMTTNGILLSRYARELKEAGLRRVNISLDSLREEVYNRITRCGDLRQVLKGIDAALEYDLKPVKLNVVLMKGINESEVLNFLQMVRERSLHVRFIEYMPIGDHDQSYNDHYLPLSFVEETAGKAGLPLTPIPLPGGAGPAESYTIPDGKGTVGLIHPISKHFCDSCNRLRLTADGNLKACLYWQDEQPVHPVIDDKEALKKLIIEVLSIKPVEHKMSSNGHCGSVLPGQMRGMSKTGG
- a CDS encoding molybdopterin biosynthesis protein, whose amino-acid sequence is MRKVYLSNTPRSEALRIFLERTNIPRKVETSEVKSSIGRVTAKPVIARFSMPGYHAAAMDGIAVTAEKTFTASDQTPVFLMRGNHYDNVNTGDPLPNGFDAVIKIEDIHFIKGDEVEILAPATPWQHVRAVGEDVVAGELIVPALHCLKPPDLGALLAGGITEIEVMAKPKVSVIPSGSEVISPSADRKKGSIPDFNSTVIASYLEEWGAVPEIFPIVPDKPDKIRDSILKAIEKSDLVIINAGSSAGEKDYTSSIIENLGKVFLHGVATRPGKPTILGSIHSKPIIGLPGYPVSAYMSLEWFVRPLIYRYFGIPEPVREKMEVTLGRRVVSEIGVEEFVRMTVGYVEDRFIANPLTRGAGVTMSLVRADGLLVIPANSLGNEQDETVEIELYKSRDQLRYNLLAAGSHDLILDILSTALRERDPLVNLSSSHLGSMGGIAAIGKGQAHFAGIHLFDSETGQYNIPYLKRFLPKGNFHLINLVYRMQGWIVPEGNPDRIESVKQLAELKIPFVNRQRGAGTRLLFDHLLAEAKYNPDQIYGYQREEHTHLNVAAAVAAGTARAGLGILPAARAFKLDFVPLTEERYDLLMSESFYKSKEGQLILDIITDPLFQKEVEALGGYSMRDAGKREM
- a CDS encoding molybdopterin molybdotransferase MoeA, yielding MLFFRGALMKLMKVSNPADVLQLIAEQFKPLESEEVGLLEAGGRILSEDIFAAEDSPGFNRSTVDGYAVNARDTFGAGEGIPAMLESVGEVLMGQPAPAINSGHCCLVHTGGMLPEGADAVVMIEDTEVTGTMVQCFRQVAPGENVILRGEDLKKGALALAGGHRMRAPEIGLLASLGITKFQAHKRPLIGFFSSGDELVDYHQPTIETARIRDSNAPATLYLTKQFGADAQYGGILPDIYETFLDRSNSMLQKVDFLVFSGGSSVGSRDYTARTMNALGKPGLLVEGIAIQPGKPTLLANCEGKPILGLPGHPVSALNIFSIFGRAVIERLSGRIEKPFAPTVKAILGRNIPSRSGRTDYVRIKLEKENDTLRAVPIFGRSGILRSLAEADGLLTIPAEKEGLLEGEVVEITIWE
- a CDS encoding chromate transporter; translation: MATILLSLYWSFLKVGLFTIGGGYAMIPLMEAEVINVHGWLTASEFLDIIAVAEMTPGPVSINAATFIGYRLAGVIGSLTASLGVITPSLVLLLLLSRILFKLIQNQKAASFLNGLRSALIALILLASFTLGQTAVIDFSTALIFGLILSACILRPISPLYYIAAGALLGLILFPY
- a CDS encoding chromate transporter yields the protein MQSEIPAKPNQESLWTILLTFFKVGAFTFGGGYAILPVIQREVVENRKWVSHSTFSDILIITQGMPGQLALNSAIQIGIRLRGNIGGLVAALGVTAPSVIILLIIAAWLYPLVRDNIYVQAAFYGLRPAVVALIAYAAIKMGRGILHGWRGVLLCAVLLVIAIITRIHPILVLVAGGVAGLFVCRGECD
- a CDS encoding MarR family transcriptional regulator; translated protein: MSSEYRDAEKFTAAIQAIFPKLMHYLSAEENRELTGLGITPSQINALLVLYFHDDLTMGKLSSEIYLAESAATRLVNRLVNLNLVKRRGDENDRRVVRVALTSYGRQLSRLVFERRSFRFNNLAQHLNPEERENLIVSLQSVMRVFEELENITEQPEDGNNR